Proteins encoded together in one Mobula hypostoma chromosome 9, sMobHyp1.1, whole genome shotgun sequence window:
- the LOC134352281 gene encoding keratin-associated protein 10-3-like, giving the protein MLSDPSPVASVCSPARALVPQCAVQPEPCRLSVLSDPSPFTSVCSPARALVPQCALGPEPFHLSMLSSPSPVTSVCSPARALSPQYALQPEPCRLSVLSDPSPGASVCCPARALSPQCALQPKPCRLSVLSSPSPVASVCSPARALSPQCAVQPEPCLLSVLSSPSPVASVCSPARALVPQCAVQPEPCRVSVLSDPSPVTSVCSPARALVPQCAVQPEPCHLSVLSDLSPVASVCSPARALSRQCVLQPEPCLLSVLSSPSPVTSVCSRTRALSPQCALGPGPVTSVCSPARALSPRFSPHLTFPVRLGSA; this is encoded by the coding sequence ATGCTCTCGGACCCGAGCCCTGTCGCCTCAGTGTGCTCTCCAGCCCGAGCCCTGGTGCCTCAGTGTGCTGTCCAGCCCGAGCCCTGTCGCCTCAGTGTGCTCTCGGACCCGAGCCCTTTCACCTCAGTGTGCTCTCCAGCCCGAGCCCTGGTGCCTCAGTGTGCTCTCGGACCCGAGCCCTTTCACCTCAGTATGCTCTCCAGCCCGAGCCCTGTCACTTCAGTGTGCTCTCCAGCCCGAGCCCTGTCACCTCAGTATGCTCTCCAGCCCGAGCCCTGTCGCCTCAGCGTGCTCTCGGACCCGAGCCCTGGTGCCTCAGTGTGCTGTCCAGCCCGAGCCCTGTCGCCTCAGTGTGCTCTCCAGCCCAAGCCCTGTCGCCTCAGTGTGCTGTCCAGCCCGAGCCCTGTCGCCTCAGTGTGCTCTCCAGCCCGAGCCCTGTCGCCTCAGTGTGCTGTCCAGCCCGAGCCCTGTCTCCTCAGTGTGCTCTCCAGCCCGAGCCCTGTCGCCTCAGTGTGCTCTCCAGCCCGAGCCCTGGTGCCTCAGTGTGCTGTCCAGCCCGAGCCCTGTCGCGTCAGTGTGCTCTCGGACCCGAGCCCTGTCACCTCAGTATGCTCTCCAGCCCGAGCCCTGGTGCCTCAGTGTGCTGTCCAGCCCGAGCCCTGTCACCTCAGTGTGCTCTCGGACCTGAGCCCTGTCGCGTCAGTGTGTTCTCCAGCCCGAGCCCTGTCGCGTCAGTGTGTTCTCCAGCCCGAACCCTGTCTCCTCAGTGTGCTCTCCAGCCCGAGCCCTGTCACTTCAGTGTGCTCTCGGACCCGAGCCCTGTCGCCTCAGTGTGCTCTCGGACCCGGCCCTGTCACCTCAGTGTGCTCTCCAGCCCGAGCCCTGTCGCCCCGATTCAGCCCCCACCTGACCTTTCCAGTTCGGCTCGGCTCGGCGTAA